The DNA region TTGGCGTAGTGATTGTAGAGAATTTCCCATCCCGGACGGAGGTTGCCACGACCGTTATCATCAGCTACGGCTGTATGTATAGTACCGTGATTCTTATCGGCGCAACTGCAATCAATGCAATATTCATAACGATTGAACGGCATCTGTTCTTTTGTTGTCAACCATGAACCGGCGGCATTCAACTGATCTGACCCGTTGCGTAGATTGAAGAGAGCTGTATACTCACCCATTTTCATTATTGCATTGTTTTTTGCGGCAAAGAAGTCGAGTTGAGTCACTGTTGGATTGCATTGGAAGAGGGTGTAGGCCATTTGACACAGATTAGCTGTTACAGCTATTGACATCATGGCGTGTCCCTGGTCGCGACCGCTCTCCTGGTTTTGGGCTATTTCTTCTCCACTTCCCAATGGATCGGTGAAAGTGCCTTGAATGAGTTTGCCGATGTAGCCGTTGCCTGCTCCATTGTAGAAGTAGTTCACTATATAATTTACCATTTCGTCGTCTTCATTCAGGATACCGATGGCAAGGTACGAACACATATTCACTAAATCCCAGTTAGACCAGTAGTGATCGCTGCAAGTACCTTGATGACGTTTCATGAAGTCCAGGTTTTTGGGAGCAAAAACATCTTTCATCCATTTCTTGAAGGCGGTCAAATCGTTGGCTGCCCAACCTGCATAAGTTTGCATGATTTCACCTGCATTTGCGAAAGTATAACCTTGTGCACCTGCGGCAAGCATGTGATTGGAATCGTTTGAGGTTACTTCCTTGCACACCTTTACCCAAGCATTCATTATTTTGATGGAAGCATCGGCATATTTCGTATCGCCTGTCAGCTTCCACAACAATGATAGTTGGTAGGCAGCGGCGGCATCGCGCATTGCATTGCTGTAGTTCTCATTCGTTCCCGTTCCTGTAGCATCACCACGTACTATCTTTTCGGTAGGCGTAGGAGTATAGGTAACATTTGTAAATTGGCTGCTCTTCAGCAGATTGAATTCATCCTTTACTGCCTGCGGTGCACTTCCGTTATCAAGCATCGTCTTCACACGTGTAAAGTCGGCCTCGTTGAACATGGCGCAAGGGTGAGTGTAGGTGTATTTGGCTACTACTTCTTCATAAGGCATCTCCCAACTGTCGATGTCTGTTGTTCCGTCCTCGATTTCACTGGAACAGGCTGTGAAGCCTGTTACCAGTGAGAGACCTAATGCGAATATCAAATTCTTTTTCATTGTGAGTATTCTTTAGAGTTGTATTTTAGTTTCCGGTTGCTATCTCCGCTTCTGCAAAGGCTTTCGCTTCGGCTATACTCTTGAATGTGCGAATCCAGTAAACCGTATATTGGCCGGTAGGCAGGTTCTCATTATAAATGTCCGCAACCTTGATTTGGAAGGTATTGGCTTCTACCACACCATTGCCTAATGCTGCATTGATAGACGGTACATCATAGTATATCAGATTCGTACCATCACTCAGAAGTTCTCCGACATGGGCTCTACCGGCATTTCCGGACTTAGTTACCATGTCCAGTGTATATGCACCACCTTGTCCGATTCCTTTTCCGCCAACTGGCAATGTGGAACGCATGGCAAGTACCGGATAGTTGGAGAAATCAAGGTTGATGGGGACATTCCTGAAACTCAAGTCCGCACGCCTCATGGTAGCGTTTTGAGCACCGGCTGTAACCACCATTTTGCCGTCTTCTATCACATAGCTTGAGTAATTCTGTCCAATTTTCCAGCCATCGAAATTATTCTGGCCATCCCAAATCACCCAACCGCTT from Bacteroides sp. MSB163 includes:
- a CDS encoding alginate lyase family protein; this translates as MKKNLIFALGLSLVTGFTACSSEIEDGTTDIDSWEMPYEEVVAKYTYTHPCAMFNEADFTRVKTMLDNGSAPQAVKDEFNLLKSSQFTNVTYTPTPTEKIVRGDATGTGTNENYSNAMRDAAAAYQLSLLWKLTGDTKYADASIKIMNAWVKVCKEVTSNDSNHMLAAGAQGYTFANAGEIMQTYAGWAANDLTAFKKWMKDVFAPKNLDFMKRHQGTCSDHYWSNWDLVNMCSYLAIGILNEDDEMVNYIVNYFYNGAGNGYIGKLIQGTFTDPLGSGEEIAQNQESGRDQGHAMMSIAVTANLCQMAYTLFQCNPTVTQLDFFAAKNNAIMKMGEYTALFNLRNGSDQLNAAGSWLTTKEQMPFNRYEYCIDCSCADKNHGTIHTAVADDNGRGNLRPGWEILYNHYAKVKKLGSGYKYAKMAADKMRPEGGVDGGSRYGTNSGAFDQLGWGTLMLYRE